One region of Pyramidobacter sp. YE332 genomic DNA includes:
- a CDS encoding HD domain-containing protein encodes MISKGLMELIFSASSIERWNDHPRTAQFTEIDKQAHKAMIAYFIARAEEDRGRAVDWNRLIANGAFSFLHRVLVTDIKPPVFHRLMQDRAQQRQLNDWVYAQLEPLLSPLGYPLCEQCRAYLGSVPDSLEDRILGAAHYVATRWEFGFIYYWSKPLYGIEKTREEIMGEIEKYRDLAAVGDILSSEHSAFNDLISLVGQLQFQKRWAQIQRLPPTSVLGHLLVVALLSWLISLEIGAGARRRRNDFYGGLFHDLPEVLTRDIISPVKRSVKGLDELVKKLERRGVEENLFPLLPPAWRDDVLYMVMDEFENRVRTNGRVRVIGRDLADAEGRDEMDPVDGRVIEVCDKLSAYIEARESIRIGVRPAALEEASMRLYDSFASRRVAGYEVKGLFDSFK; translated from the coding sequence ATGATTTCAAAAGGCCTGATGGAATTGATTTTTTCCGCTTCGAGCATCGAACGCTGGAACGACCATCCGCGCACGGCCCAGTTCACCGAGATCGACAAGCAGGCGCACAAGGCGATGATCGCCTATTTCATCGCCCGCGCCGAGGAGGACCGCGGCCGCGCCGTCGACTGGAACCGGCTTATCGCCAACGGCGCGTTCAGTTTTTTGCACCGCGTGCTCGTCACCGACATCAAGCCGCCCGTCTTTCACCGCCTCATGCAGGACCGCGCGCAGCAGCGTCAGCTCAACGATTGGGTCTACGCCCAGCTCGAGCCGCTGTTGTCGCCGCTCGGTTATCCGCTGTGCGAGCAGTGCCGCGCCTATCTCGGATCGGTCCCCGACAGCCTCGAAGACCGTATCCTCGGCGCCGCGCACTACGTCGCCACGCGCTGGGAGTTTGGCTTCATCTACTATTGGAGCAAGCCGCTGTACGGCATCGAAAAGACGCGTGAAGAGATCATGGGCGAGATCGAAAAATACCGCGATCTGGCCGCGGTGGGCGACATCCTTTCGTCGGAGCACAGCGCCTTCAACGATCTGATCAGCCTCGTCGGGCAGCTGCAGTTCCAGAAGCGCTGGGCGCAGATCCAGCGCCTGCCGCCCACGTCGGTGCTCGGCCATCTGCTGGTGGTCGCGCTGCTGAGCTGGCTCATTTCGCTCGAGATCGGCGCGGGCGCGCGGCGGCGGCGCAACGATTTTTACGGCGGTCTCTTCCACGACCTGCCCGAGGTGCTGACGCGCGATATCATTTCGCCCGTGAAGCGCTCCGTCAAGGGACTCGACGAGCTGGTCAAGAAGCTGGAACGCCGCGGCGTCGAGGAGAACCTGTTCCCGCTGCTGCCGCCGGCGTGGCGTGACGACGTGCTCTACATGGTCATGGACGAGTTCGAAAACCGCGTCCGCACGAACGGCCGCGTGCGCGTCATCGGCCGCGATCTCGCCGACGCCGAGGGGCGCGACGAGATGGATCCCGTCGACGGCCGCGTCATCGAGGTCTGCGACAAGCTGTCGGCCTACATCGAAGCGCGCGAGTCGATCCGCATCGGCGTGCGCCCCGCGGCGCTGGAAGAAGCGTCCATGCGCCTGTACGATTCTTTCGCCTCGCGCCGGGTGGCCGGCTACGAGGTGAAGGGGCTTTTCGACAGTTTCAAGTAA
- a CDS encoding thiamine diphosphokinase yields the protein MNKSVCWIAGAGEFYAPAFAPLPGDYVIAADGGYESLRRRGAPIDMVLGDFDSLGYVPEHRNVVRCAPVKDDTDMALAVKEGLARGCERFVLLGGLGGRLAHTLANLQTLMYLSRRGARGFLAGENETATALTDGELRFSAAHRGYLSLFCLSEPACGVTLRGLKYELTDAVLESSVALAVSNEFTGRESSVAVAHGTLVALWQDGRLEEMLRA from the coding sequence ATGAATAAGTCCGTCTGCTGGATCGCGGGAGCCGGCGAGTTCTACGCCCCCGCTTTCGCGCCGCTGCCCGGCGATTATGTGATCGCGGCCGACGGCGGCTATGAATCGCTGCGCCGCCGCGGCGCGCCAATCGACATGGTGCTGGGCGACTTCGACTCGCTGGGTTATGTGCCCGAACACCGCAACGTCGTGCGCTGCGCTCCCGTCAAGGACGACACCGACATGGCGCTCGCCGTCAAGGAAGGACTGGCGCGCGGCTGCGAGCGTTTCGTCCTGCTGGGGGGACTTGGCGGTCGACTGGCGCACACGCTCGCCAACCTGCAGACGCTGATGTACCTTTCGCGCCGCGGCGCGCGCGGCTTTTTGGCCGGAGAAAACGAGACCGCCACAGCGCTGACCGACGGCGAGCTGCGCTTCAGCGCCGCGCATCGCGGCTACCTCTCGCTGTTCTGCCTGAGCGAGCCGGCTTGCGGCGTCACGCTGCGGGGCCTCAAATACGAACTGACGGACGCCGTGCTGGAAAGTTCCGTCGCCCTCGCCGTCAGCAACGAATTCACCGGCCGAGAAAGCTCGGTGGCTGTCGCCCACGGCACGCTCGTCGCGCTGTGGCAGGACGGCCGTCTGGAAGAAATGCTGCGCGCTTGA
- a CDS encoding transglycosylase SLT domain-containing protein — MKKIIRTLLTFLILTVPPLTAAAQQPSPEEQAAEKFFLSRNWKSIETLLEQREKLSPRALSLAANALWYQSRWGDALEVMEQIGSRYPKSVVPYASLLTALALERTERPREAYQAGLALYQAKSTPRLARYYAMYLLFRLTENVDEKEKWLRRMADATSSDDQEAEMLSELAKLGRMKSADALRLLKLEPRNAAALKIAAKAPSSLQRSYRLGYAAYLDGRYQDGVKFLSQLKWGGAYGESGTYYLAMCWQRLGKPPLAAPLFEKLVFKKDGDYVPRSLSRLSLMIGGPAEKAALAALLKASGDKDAFRAASALYSLATSRWSKAEEARDDYIERFPDGTRANALIWGKGWDAFCRKDYETALKNWKLSAAHPGDLSAARLLYWHVRALNDLGRAGEAEKYEKELGDDHALSIYSFMAFDGGSLKIADAPLPKDLAPAPASELERWGFMTHARMLLTGRNDLPSRMRRSQLARWLGLEGQAYADLHGAIESKLKGREIPRSLLELVYPRPYRAAVEAQAEKFGVDPLLIWSIMKQESSFDPRATSWVGAAGLMQLMPATAAGEAKKIGLKKYSSYNPSDNIAMGASHIGGLIARFKRLDWAVSAYNAGGGNVNKWNAERGGWEQDAWMEGVPFRETNDYVKKVLGNYEVYKKLYGDFYAKQKEKREAARKATPGDQTPPVHE, encoded by the coding sequence ATGAAAAAAATCATCCGGACGCTGCTGACGTTTCTGATCCTGACAGTCCCGCCGCTGACGGCGGCGGCGCAGCAGCCTTCCCCCGAAGAACAGGCCGCGGAGAAATTCTTCTTGAGCCGCAACTGGAAGTCCATCGAAACGCTGCTCGAACAACGGGAAAAACTTTCGCCGCGCGCCCTGTCGCTGGCGGCGAACGCGCTTTGGTATCAGTCACGCTGGGGTGACGCTCTGGAAGTGATGGAACAGATCGGCAGCCGCTATCCCAAAAGCGTCGTCCCCTATGCGAGCCTGCTCACAGCTCTGGCACTGGAACGCACCGAACGGCCCCGGGAAGCCTATCAGGCCGGGCTGGCGCTCTATCAGGCAAAATCCACGCCGCGGCTGGCGCGCTACTACGCCATGTATCTGCTCTTCCGCCTCACCGAGAACGTCGACGAGAAGGAAAAGTGGCTGCGGCGCATGGCCGACGCGACCAGCAGCGACGACCAGGAAGCGGAGATGCTGAGCGAGCTGGCCAAGCTCGGGCGCATGAAGTCCGCCGACGCGCTGCGCCTGCTCAAACTGGAGCCGCGCAATGCCGCCGCGCTCAAGATCGCCGCAAAAGCGCCTTCGTCGCTGCAGCGCAGCTATCGCCTCGGCTACGCCGCCTACCTCGACGGCCGTTATCAGGACGGCGTCAAGTTCCTGAGTCAGCTCAAATGGGGCGGCGCTTACGGCGAGTCGGGGACTTATTATCTGGCCATGTGCTGGCAGCGCCTGGGGAAGCCGCCGCTGGCCGCGCCGCTTTTCGAGAAGCTCGTTTTCAAAAAAGACGGCGATTACGTGCCCCGCTCGCTCTCGCGCCTGTCGCTGATGATCGGCGGCCCGGCGGAAAAAGCGGCGCTGGCCGCCCTGCTCAAGGCCTCCGGCGACAAAGACGCGTTCCGCGCCGCGTCGGCGCTCTATTCGCTGGCCACCAGCCGCTGGAGCAAAGCCGAGGAAGCGCGCGACGACTACATCGAACGCTTTCCCGACGGGACGCGCGCGAACGCGCTGATCTGGGGCAAAGGCTGGGACGCTTTCTGCCGCAAAGATTACGAGACGGCGCTGAAAAACTGGAAACTTTCGGCCGCTCACCCCGGCGACCTGAGCGCCGCCCGCCTGCTCTACTGGCACGTCAGAGCGCTGAACGATCTGGGGCGCGCCGGCGAAGCGGAAAAATACGAGAAAGAACTGGGAGACGACCACGCCCTGAGCATCTACAGCTTTATGGCCTTCGACGGCGGCTCGCTCAAAATCGCCGACGCGCCGCTGCCGAAGGACCTCGCCCCCGCGCCCGCGAGCGAACTGGAACGCTGGGGCTTCATGACCCACGCCCGCATGCTGCTGACCGGCAGAAACGATCTGCCCAGCCGGATGCGCCGCTCCCAGCTGGCCCGCTGGCTCGGCCTCGAGGGGCAGGCGTACGCCGACCTGCACGGCGCCATCGAGAGCAAACTGAAAGGCCGCGAGATCCCCCGCTCCCTGCTGGAGCTCGTCTACCCGCGTCCCTACCGCGCCGCCGTCGAGGCGCAGGCCGAAAAGTTCGGCGTCGATCCGCTCCTGATTTGGTCGATCATGAAGCAGGAAAGCTCGTTCGATCCCCGCGCCACCAGCTGGGTGGGCGCGGCCGGCCTGATGCAGCTCATGCCGGCCACGGCGGCCGGCGAAGCCAAAAAGATCGGCCTGAAAAAGTACAGCTCCTACAATCCCTCCGACAACATCGCCATGGGCGCGTCGCACATCGGCGGCCTGATCGCCCGCTTCAAGCGCCTCGACTGGGCCGTATCGGCCTACAACGCCGGTGGCGGCAACGTGAACAAGTGGAACGCCGAGCGCGGCGGCTGGGAACAGGACGCCTGGATGGAAGGAGTTCCCTTCCGCGAGACCAACGATTACGTCAAAAAAGTCCTCGGCAACTACGAAGTGTACAAAAAGCTCTACGGCGACTTCTACGCCAAGCAGAAAGAGAAGCGCGAAGCCGCCCGGAAGGCGACCCCCGGCGATCAGACGCCGCCCGTCCATGAATAA
- a CDS encoding YhcH/YjgK/YiaL family protein — translation MIYAHIDDARNYSGLDEVFAWAVRQLARADLKELPVGTTELIPGKAWFSIDEPETKPLERTLFEAHREFVDVQMTLAGDELIGYAPLAQVTPLGEYDEKRDVQFFKGEGLTLDCTGGMFAVFFPEDAHRPCVAPGTPRRIRKIVAKIHRSLIPHRELP, via the coding sequence ATGATTTACGCGCATATCGACGATGCGAGGAATTACAGCGGCCTCGACGAGGTCTTTGCCTGGGCCGTGCGCCAGCTGGCCCGCGCCGACCTGAAGGAGCTGCCGGTCGGCACGACGGAGCTGATTCCCGGCAAGGCGTGGTTTTCCATCGACGAGCCGGAGACGAAGCCGCTCGAGCGGACGCTTTTCGAGGCGCACCGCGAGTTCGTGGACGTGCAGATGACGCTCGCCGGCGACGAGCTGATCGGCTATGCGCCGCTGGCTCAGGTGACGCCGCTTGGAGAGTACGACGAAAAGCGCGACGTTCAGTTCTTCAAGGGCGAAGGGCTGACGCTGGACTGCACGGGCGGCATGTTCGCCGTCTTCTTCCCCGAGGACGCCCACCGTCCCTGCGTGGCGCCGGGGACGCCGCGGCGGATCCGCAAGATCGTGGCGAAGATCCACCGCTCCCTGATCCCGCACCGGGAACTGCCGTAG